Proteins encoded within one genomic window of Theobroma cacao cultivar B97-61/B2 chromosome 7, Criollo_cocoa_genome_V2, whole genome shotgun sequence:
- the LOC18593521 gene encoding heat shock 70 kDa protein 16, which yields MSVVGFDIGNENCVISAVKQRGVDVLLNDESKRETPAVVCFGEKQRFLGSAGAASAMMHPKTMVSQVKRLIGRKFKDPDVQNELRLLPFETSEGQDGGILIQLKYLGETHRFTPLQIMAMLFAHLKYIAEANLGVSVLDCVIGIPSYFTDLQRRAYLDAAAIAGLKPLRLMHDCTATALGYGIYKTDLSNAGPTYVAFVDIGHCDTQVSIVSFEAGHMRILSHAFDCSLGGRNFDEILFSHFAAHFKEQYNIDVYSNVRACIRLRAACEKLKKVLSANAEAPLNIECLMDEKDVKGFIRREEFEKLASQLLERINIPCIKALADAGLTVEKIHAVELVGSGSRIPAITRQLASLFRREPGRTINASECVARGCALQCAMLSPVFRVRDYEVQDCIPFSIGFSSNESPISQGSDGVLFPRGQPIPSVKVLQLQRSSLFHLEAFYVNPNELPSGVSSKICCFTIGPFQSSHIERARVKVKVQLNLHGIVTVESAILIEEHVDDSITREDTHSEMSTKEAQHVTNSSEDSTTVWSKPSHASADGRPNDKATRRLEIPICENIYGAMTKAELIEAQDKELKLAQHDRTMEQTKERKNALESYVYEMRNKLFNSYRSFASDEEKEGISKSLQETEEWLYEDGEDETEGAYTSKLEDLKKLVDPVESRYKDEEARAQASSDLLKCIVDYRMSTKALPNEDRELIIKECNKAEEWLREKTQQQDSLPKNIDPLLWSSAIKSRTEDLNMKYKHIAHNASHPDSENKGWDQEV from the exons ATGAGTGTTGTAGGTTTTGATATTGGGAATGAGAACTGTGTTATATCTGCTGTAAAGCAAAGGGGCGTTGATGTGTTGCTGAATGACGAATCCAAACGTGAAACTCCGGCAGTGGTATGCTTCGGAGAGAAGCAGAGGTTCCTAGGCTCTGCCGGTGCTGCTTCTGCTATGATGCACCCAAAAACTATGGTATCTCAAGTGAAAAGGTTGATTGGTAGGAAATTCAAGGATCCTGATGTTCAGAATGAGTTAAGATTGTTACCATTTGAAACTTCAGAGGGTCAGGATGGTGGCATTTTGATTCAATTGAAGTATTTAGGTGAGACACATAGATTTACGCCGTTGCAGATTATGGCAATGCTCTTTGCACATCTGAAGTATATAGCCGAGGCAAATTTGGGAGTTTCTGTTTTAGATTGTGTTATTGGGATTCCATCTTACTTCACTGACTTGCAAAGACGTGCCTACCTGGATGCTGCTGCAATTGCAGGGTTGAAGCCTCTGAGATTGATGCATGACTGCACTGCAACTGCACTTGGCTATGGGATTTATAAAACGGATTTATCCAATGCAGGCCCAACATATGTTGCATTTGTTGATATTGGTCATTGTGATACCCAGGTCTCCATTGTGTCATTTGAGGCTGGACACATGAGGATACTATCACATGCTTTTGATTGCAGCTTGGGGGGAAGGAATTTTGATGAGATTTTGTTTAGTCATTTTGCAGCACATTTCAAGGAGCAGTATAATATAGATGTGTACTCTAATGTGAGGGCTTGTATCAGGTTAAGGGCAGCATGTGAGAAACTGAAGAAGGTTTTGAGTGCAAATGCAGAGGCACCTCTAAATATTGAGTGTTTGATGGATGAAAAGGATGTCAAAGGTTTCATTAGGAGGGAGGAATTTGAGAAGTTGGCTTCCCAGTTGTTAGAGAGGATTAACATTCCTTGTATTAAAGCTTTAGCTGATGCAGGGTTGACTGTGGAGAAAATCCATGCTGTTGAGCTTGTTGGATCAGGGTCCAGGATACCAGCTATAACAAGACAGTTAGCTTCTCTATTTAGGAGAGAACCCGGTCGGACAATAAATGCAAGTGAGTGTGTGGCACGTGGATGTGCTCTCCAATGTGCAATGCTTAGTCCAGTTTTCCGGGTTAGAGATTATGAG GTTCAAGATTGTATTCCATTCTCCATAGGATTCTCCTCAAATGAAAGCCCAATTTCCCAGGGGTCAGATGGTGTGTTGTTTCCAAGAGGCCAGCCAATTCCAAGTGTTAAAGTTCTACAATTACAGCGAAGTAGTTTGTTCCATTTGGAAGCATTCTATGTTAATCCAAATGAACTGCCTTCTGGCGTATCCTCTAAAATATGTTGCTTCACG ATTGGCCCTTTTCAAAGCTCCCATATTGAAAGGGCAAGGGTTAAAGTCAAAGTTCAATTAAACCTTCATGGCATCGTCACTGTTGAGTCAGCTATT TTGATAGAAGAGCATGTAGATGATTCAATTACAAGGGAGGATACACATTCAGAAATGAGCACAAAGGAGGCTCAGCATGTGACAAACAGCAGTGAAGATAGTACCACTGTGTGGTCCAAACCATCACATGCTTCA GCTGATGGTAGACCAAATGATAAAGCAACCAGGAGGCTTGAGATACCAATTTGTGAGAACATATATGGTGCAATGACCAAGGCTGAGCTCATAGAAGCTCAAGATAAAGAACTAAAGTTGGCTCAACATGACAGGACCATGGAACAAaccaaagagagaaagaatgcCTTGGAGTCTTATGTCTATGAAATGCGGAATAAG CTTTTCAACTCCTATCGAAGTTTTGCATCTGACGAGGAGAAAGAGGGGATTTCCAAGAGCCTACAGGAGACAGAGGAGTGGCTTTATGAGGATGGGGAGGATGAAACGGAAGGCGCTTACACTTCCAAATTAGAGGATCTTAAGAAG TTGGTGGATCCAGTTGAGAGCCGATACAAAGATGAAGAAGCAAGAGCACAGGCTTCAAGCGATCTGTTGAAGTGCATTGTGGATTATAGAATGTCTACAAAAGCTCTGCCAAATGAGGATAGAGAATTG aTCATAAAGGAGTGCAATAAGGCAGAGGAATGGCTGAGAGAGAAAACTCAACAACAAGACTCTTTACCTAAGAACATTGACCCACTATTATGGTCAAGTGCGATCAAGAGCAGGACTGAGGATCTAAACAT GAAATATAAGCACATTGCACACAACGCTTCTCATCCGGATTCAGAGAACAAGGGATGGGACCAGGAAGTATAG
- the LOC18593524 gene encoding uncharacterized protein LOC18593524 encodes MAETRMGSKRQKSETTYNEEMVQVQPNWGGMDDNLLQHIFRFLPTKDLIHSVTLVCHNWKLACWEFLFWKDHETLDISSLRTLLGPRKPLLKGLKYVMKLDTKEGCCPVRIRNIIFSTPLDMKFYHLAFVAKRSPKLRKLVLPGACDITMDLISTIIKKNWGELEELSLGPLAHDCSDRFFQRISNCKNLTKLHIFGSPLSSTASRSHFILDENNASIIAEHLLQLRVFNIDGTKLHKFGVETLLSECKNLAELNLRHCRGVVDPPISFLILTPKMKLLQKILTVKIRSGTVKNCTKAWFTCSSADSSLCTAEELVNQLWTGDVVEIVRFKLQIFTKLNLF; translated from the exons ATGGCTGAAACCAGGATGGGAAGTAAAAGACAGAAATCGGAGACTACTTATAATGAGGAGATGGTACAAGTTCAGCCCAACTGGGGAGGCATGGACGACAACCTTTTGCAACACATATTTCGGTTCCTGCCTACGAAAGATTTGATACATTCAGTTACCTTAGTTTGCCATAACTGGAAGTTAGCATGTTGGGAGTTTTTGTTTTGGAAGGATCATGAGACACTTGACATAAGCTCATTGAGGACCCTACTTGGGCCCCGTAAG CCTCTGCTTAAAGGACTCAAGTATGTGATGAAATTGGATACAAAGGAAGGCTGCTGCCCAGTTCGTATTAGAAACATCATATTTTCTACTCCTTTGGATATGAAGTTCTACCATTTGGCTTTTGTTGCTAAGAG GTCACCAAAGCTTAGAAAGCTGGTGCTACCAGGAGCATGCGATATCACTATGGATCTTATTTCAACgatcattaaaaaaaactgGGGAGAGCTTGAAGAGTTGTCCCTTGGACCACTTGCACATGACTGTTCGGATCGTTTCTTTCAAAGAATATCCAATTGCAAGAACCTGACTAAATTACACATCTTTGGCTCACCTTTATCATCAACAGCAAGTCGTTCACACTTCATTCTAGATGAGAACAACGCTTCGATTATAGCAGAACATCTGCTGCAGCTCAGGGTATTCAACATAGACGGAACAAAGCTGCACAAATTTGGAGTTGAGACTCTCTTGTCCGAATGCAAAAATCTGGCAGAACTTAACTTAAGACATTGTCGTGGAGTCGTTGATCcaccaatttctttcttaatccTAACtccaaaaatgaaattactgcagaaaattttgacagtgaAGATCAGAAGTGGCACCGTGAAGAACTGTACAAAGGCATGGTTCACTTGTTCATCAgcagatagctcactttgtacGGCAGAAGAGTTGGTAAATCAATTATGGACAGGGGATGTAGTAGAAATTGTTCgttttaaacttcaaatttttacaaaattaaatttgttttga